A section of the Actinomycetes bacterium genome encodes:
- a CDS encoding serine/threonine-protein kinase: MTVTGPLLPADPRRLGPYAVLVRLGGGGMGIVYLAETPSDRLVAIKVIRAELTDDPVFLARFRQEVHAASRVAGFCTARVLDADLEAERPWFVTEYVDGPTLHQAVTQDGPLADARLSTFAIGVAEALDAIHEAGVVHRDLKPSNVLLARSAPKVIDFGIARARNAASLTQTGKLIGTVNWLAPEQLRHNASPLSDVFAWGGLVAFAATGRTPFGSGPPEAIVHRILHEPPDLGGLAGDLRGVVESAMCKQPDERPSARALLARLLGNSTPRADAAVAATRVVQRTWTGTGLWEREEHQPPRQRPPVRAGRPGATAHPQARAVQAQPKGDSVLPLPAPSWTSPARRGPARPPAGVAARAPAASRPPVAGGRGSQGSAAQAAGDRGGVLADALPGGLSRDVLVVLAFAAALLVALTDTPAPTRLVVTAPLLLALAGAALLGTGRAVTGLVLGVVLFDLLSGDPVAQPVHLAAYGLVVLTTMAVTGHLAGHGRLWRPVRAVVGLAAGYAVLKAGLVAGSVFVSHQLPASVPFP, from the coding sequence ATGACGGTCACCGGCCCACTCCTTCCCGCCGACCCCCGGCGACTCGGGCCGTACGCCGTGCTCGTGCGGCTCGGCGGTGGCGGCATGGGCATCGTCTACCTCGCCGAGACACCCAGCGACCGGCTGGTCGCGATCAAGGTCATCCGGGCCGAGCTGACCGACGACCCGGTGTTCCTGGCCCGCTTCCGCCAGGAGGTCCACGCCGCCTCCCGGGTGGCGGGCTTCTGCACGGCCCGGGTCCTGGACGCCGACCTGGAGGCCGAGCGCCCCTGGTTCGTCACCGAGTACGTGGACGGCCCCACCCTCCACCAGGCGGTCACGCAGGACGGCCCGCTTGCCGACGCCCGCCTGTCGACCTTCGCGATCGGCGTGGCCGAGGCCCTGGACGCGATCCACGAGGCCGGGGTCGTGCACCGCGACCTCAAGCCGAGCAACGTCCTGCTCGCCCGGTCGGCGCCGAAGGTGATCGACTTCGGCATCGCCCGCGCCCGGAACGCCGCCTCGCTCACCCAGACCGGCAAGCTCATCGGCACGGTCAACTGGCTGGCGCCCGAGCAGCTCCGCCACAACGCATCGCCGCTGTCCGACGTGTTCGCCTGGGGCGGGCTGGTCGCGTTCGCGGCCACCGGCCGGACCCCGTTCGGCTCCGGGCCGCCCGAGGCGATCGTCCACCGCATCCTGCACGAGCCGCCCGACCTCGGCGGCCTCGCCGGCGACCTCCGAGGCGTGGTCGAGTCGGCCATGTGCAAGCAGCCGGACGAGCGGCCGTCGGCCCGGGCACTGCTCGCCCGCCTGCTCGGCAACAGCACCCCACGGGCCGACGCGGCCGTGGCCGCAACCCGGGTCGTCCAGCGCACCTGGACCGGGACCGGCCTGTGGGAGCGGGAGGAGCACCAGCCGCCACGCCAGCGCCCGCCCGTCCGGGCGGGACGGCCGGGCGCGACCGCACATCCGCAGGCGCGGGCCGTGCAGGCCCAGCCCAAGGGGGACAGCGTGCTGCCCCTGCCCGCCCCCTCCTGGACCTCTCCGGCCCGGCGTGGCCCGGCCCGGCCCCCGGCGGGCGTCGCCGCGCGCGCGCCCGCGGCCAGCCGGCCCCCGGTCGCCGGCGGCCGGGGAAGCCAGGGATCGGCCGCGCAGGCCGCCGGCGACCGGGGGGGCGTGCTGGCCGACGCGCTGCCCGGCGGGCTGTCCCGCGACGTCCTGGTGGTGCTTGCGTTCGCCGCCGCCCTGCTGGTGGCGCTCACCGACACCCCGGCCCCGACCCGGCTCGTGGTCACCGCCCCGCTCCTGCTGGCCCTGGCCGGGGCGGCGCTGCTCGGCACCGGCCGGGCGGTCACCGGGCTGGTCCTCGGCGTCGTCCTGTTCGACCTGCTCTCTGGGGACCCGGTGGCCCAACCCGTGCACCTGGCCGCGTACGGGTTGGTCGTACTGACGACGATGGCCGTGACCGGCCACCTCGCTGGGCACGGCCGCCTCTGGCGCCCGGTACGGGCCGTGGTGGGCCTGGCCGCTGGCTACGCCGTGCTCAAGGCGGGGCTCGTGGCCGGCTCGGTGTTCGTCAGCCACCAGCTCCCGGCGTCCGTCCCGTTCCCGTGA
- a CDS encoding GlsB/YeaQ/YmgE family stress response membrane protein, whose product MIGFIIGLIIIGAVAGFLARLLVPGPDPMSVPMTILLGIVGSFVGGFLVNLLFRGDADISPAGWFGSIVGAVIVLLIYRATLRGRGTRRV is encoded by the coding sequence ATGATCGGGTTCATCATCGGCCTCATCATCATCGGCGCGGTCGCCGGGTTCCTGGCCAGGCTGCTGGTTCCCGGCCCCGACCCGATGAGCGTCCCGATGACGATCCTGCTCGGCATCGTCGGTTCGTTCGTGGGCGGGTTCCTCGTCAACCTGCTGTTCCGGGGTGACGCGGACATCTCGCCTGCGGGCTGGTTCGGCTCGATCGTCGGCGCGGTCATCGTGCTGCTGATCTACCGGGCCACGCTGCGCGGTCGAGGCACGCGGCGCGTCTGA
- a CDS encoding O-acetyl-ADP-ribose deacetylase, which yields MRIEAVQADITRERVDAIVNAANSSLAGGGGVDGAIHRAAGPELAAECLTLGGCPAGDARATRGYRLPARWVIHAVGPVWRGGGRGEPELLASCYRRSLEVADELGARSVAFPAISTGVYGYPPEQAARVAVDTLRGAATQVELARLVAFDDRTLRLYQELLDA from the coding sequence ATGCGCATCGAAGCGGTGCAGGCGGACATCACCCGCGAACGGGTGGACGCCATCGTGAACGCGGCCAACTCGTCGCTCGCCGGCGGCGGCGGGGTCGACGGGGCCATCCACCGCGCGGCAGGGCCCGAGCTCGCGGCCGAGTGCCTGACGCTCGGGGGCTGCCCGGCCGGGGACGCCAGGGCGACCAGGGGCTACCGGCTCCCGGCCCGCTGGGTCATCCACGCGGTGGGGCCGGTGTGGCGCGGTGGCGGCCGGGGCGAGCCCGAGCTGCTCGCCTCGTGCTACCGCCGCAGCCTCGAGGTGGCCGACGAGCTGGGCGCCCGCTCGGTCGCCTTCCCGGCCATCTCCACCGGCGTGTACGGCTACCCGCCCGAGCAGGCCGCCCGGGTCGCGGTCGACACCCTGCGGGGCGCCGCCACCCAGGTCGAGCTGGCCAGGCTGGTGGCCTTCGACGACCGCACGCTCCGCCTCTACCAGGAGCTGCTCGACGCCTGA
- a CDS encoding pyridoxamine 5'-phosphate oxidase family protein: MYAPTARTRVRRLPERGVYDHGTVHRILDEGFICHVGFVVDGQPYALPTGYARVGETLYLHGSTGSRLGLRPGIDVCITVTLLDGIVLARSAFHHSFQYRSVMVLGRTRLVTDPEEKDAVMRALVDHIVPGRSHAVRAGDGRELAATALLAVPLAEVSAKVRTGPPRDDEEDYALPVWAGVLPLALVPGEPEPDPLLDPSVSVPEHVTAWRRPVTSPDA, from the coding sequence ATGTACGCGCCGACGGCGAGGACGAGGGTGCGGCGGCTCCCCGAGCGGGGCGTCTACGACCACGGGACCGTCCACCGCATCCTGGACGAGGGCTTCATCTGCCATGTCGGCTTCGTGGTCGACGGGCAGCCGTACGCCCTTCCAACCGGGTACGCCCGCGTCGGCGAGACCCTGTACCTGCACGGCTCGACCGGCAGCCGGCTCGGGCTGCGGCCGGGCATCGACGTGTGCATCACCGTCACGCTCCTCGACGGCATCGTCCTGGCCCGGTCGGCGTTCCACCACTCCTTCCAGTACAGATCCGTCATGGTGCTTGGCCGTACGCGCCTGGTCACCGACCCGGAGGAGAAGGACGCGGTCATGCGCGCCCTCGTCGACCACATCGTTCCGGGCCGCAGCCACGCGGTTCGCGCTGGCGACGGCCGGGAGCTGGCCGCGACCGCGTTGCTCGCGGTGCCGCTGGCCGAGGTGTCGGCCAAGGTCCGTACCGGCCCCCCAAGGGACGACGAGGAGGACTACGCGCTGCCGGTGTGGGCCGGCGTGCTCCCCCTGGCGCTCGTTCCGGGTGAGCCCGAGCCCGATCCGCTGCTCGATCCGTCTGTTTCCGTGCCGGAGCACGTCACGGCCTGGCGCCGCCCAGTCACCTCTCCCGACGCCTGA
- a CDS encoding aminotransferase class I/II-fold pyridoxal phosphate-dependent enzyme: MNVLEQYHVRGRGSAEIAASIEVAVREDRLGPGTHLPTVRDLAGELGVSPATVAAAYAALRRRGVVTASGRRGTQVADRPPLPVRPAPPLPAGVHDLATGNPDPALLPAVGPVLPRLDLGARLYDERPDLPALVETASAQLAGDGVPAGPVAVVSGAMDGVERVLATHLRPGDRVAVEDPGYPQVFDLVAALGLVAEPVRLDRGGPLPGVLDRALGRRAAAAVLTPRAQNPTGAALGAERAAELRQVLDGHPGTLVVEDDHAGTVAGAPYRSLCQGRPRWAVVRSVSKALGPDLRVAVVTGDPDTIGRVEGRQLLGPGWVSHVLQGIVAELWTDQGTAGALERAAAAYADRRATLVGALARHGIAGQGDSGLNVWVPVPEEAGTVALLLEAGWAVAAGERYRLRSGPAVRITVATLRDPAEADRLAATLAAAVEPRRRTRSA, translated from the coding sequence ATGAACGTACTGGAACAATACCACGTCCGTGGCCGCGGCTCAGCCGAGATCGCCGCGAGCATCGAGGTAGCCGTGCGGGAGGATCGGCTGGGACCCGGGACGCACCTGCCCACCGTCCGCGACCTGGCCGGCGAGCTCGGGGTGAGCCCGGCCACGGTGGCCGCGGCCTACGCCGCCCTCCGCCGCCGCGGAGTGGTGACGGCCAGCGGGCGGCGCGGCACCCAGGTCGCGGACCGCCCGCCCCTGCCGGTCCGCCCCGCTCCTCCTCTGCCGGCCGGCGTGCACGACCTGGCCACCGGCAACCCCGACCCCGCCCTGCTCCCGGCGGTCGGCCCGGTGCTTCCCCGCCTCGACCTCGGTGCCCGGCTGTACGACGAGCGGCCCGACCTGCCCGCCCTGGTGGAGACCGCGAGCGCCCAGCTCGCCGGCGACGGCGTGCCGGCTGGTCCGGTTGCGGTGGTCAGCGGGGCGATGGACGGCGTCGAGCGCGTGCTCGCCACCCACCTGCGCCCCGGCGACCGGGTGGCGGTCGAGGACCCCGGCTACCCGCAGGTGTTCGACCTGGTGGCCGCGCTCGGGCTGGTGGCCGAACCGGTGCGCCTGGACCGCGGCGGCCCGCTGCCGGGCGTTCTCGACCGGGCGCTCGGCCGGCGGGCAGCGGCGGCCGTGCTCACCCCCAGGGCCCAGAACCCGACCGGCGCGGCGCTCGGCGCGGAACGGGCTGCCGAGCTGCGCCAGGTCCTGGACGGCCACCCCGGGACGCTGGTGGTCGAGGACGACCACGCCGGCACGGTCGCTGGCGCGCCGTACCGCAGCCTGTGCCAGGGCCGGCCCCGCTGGGCGGTGGTCCGGTCGGTGTCCAAGGCGCTCGGGCCGGACCTGCGGGTGGCGGTGGTCACCGGCGACCCGGACACCATCGGCCGGGTCGAGGGCCGCCAGCTCCTCGGCCCGGGCTGGGTCAGCCACGTCCTGCAGGGGATCGTGGCCGAGCTGTGGACCGACCAGGGCACCGCGGGCGCCCTGGAGCGGGCGGCCGCCGCCTATGCCGACCGGCGCGCCACGCTGGTCGGGGCGCTCGCCCGCCACGGCATCGCCGGCCAGGGGGACTCCGGGCTGAACGTCTGGGTGCCGGTGCCGGAGGAGGCCGGCACGGTCGCGCTGCTGCTCGAGGCGGGCTGGGCGGTGGCCGCCGGCGAGCGCTACCGGCTCCGCTCCGGCCCGGCCGTGCGGATCACCGTCGCGACCCTGCGCGACCCGGCCGAGGCCGACCGCCTGGCCGCCACCCTGGCCGCCGCCGTCGAACCCCGCCGCCGCACCCGGTCGGCCTGA
- a CDS encoding Bax inhibitor-1/YccA family protein codes for MSVPGSIRNPLRSGNPALNERVLTAPPEPVGIGEGRMTVQGTVNKTALLLVLALVTASATWVLESADPAGARGLALGAALVGLVVAIVTIVKPRWAPVTAPVYALVEGIVLGAVSMLFEASYPGVATQAVALTFGVLGVMLLAYKTGLVRVTQRFRTGVIAATGAIFLVYMVSLLLGLFGVRVPFLNDASPLGILVSLVIVAVAALNLVLDFDFVEKGARAGAPAYMEWYAAFGLLVTLVWLYLELLRLLSKLRER; via the coding sequence ATGAGCGTCCCTGGATCGATCCGCAATCCCCTGCGGTCGGGCAACCCGGCCCTGAACGAGCGGGTGCTCACCGCACCGCCCGAGCCTGTCGGCATCGGCGAGGGCCGCATGACCGTCCAGGGCACGGTCAACAAGACCGCCCTGCTGCTCGTCCTCGCCCTGGTCACTGCGAGCGCGACCTGGGTGCTCGAGTCCGCCGACCCGGCCGGCGCCAGGGGACTCGCGCTCGGGGCCGCCCTGGTCGGGCTCGTCGTGGCCATCGTGACCATCGTGAAGCCGCGCTGGGCACCGGTCACCGCGCCGGTCTACGCGCTCGTCGAGGGCATCGTGCTGGGCGCCGTGTCGATGCTGTTCGAGGCGAGCTACCCGGGCGTGGCGACCCAGGCGGTCGCGCTCACCTTCGGGGTTCTCGGGGTCATGCTGCTCGCCTACAAGACCGGGCTGGTGCGGGTGACCCAGCGCTTCCGCACCGGCGTGATCGCCGCCACCGGCGCCATCTTCCTGGTCTACATGGTCTCCCTGCTGCTCGGCCTGTTCGGCGTGCGGGTGCCGTTCCTCAACGACGCCAGTCCCCTCGGCATCCTGGTCAGCCTCGTCATCGTGGCGGTGGCCGCGCTCAACCTGGTGCTCGACTTCGACTTCGTCGAGAAGGGCGCCCGGGCCGGTGCCCCCGCCTACATGGAGTGGTACGCCGCCTTCGGCCTGCTGGTGACCCTGGTCTGGCTCTACCTCGAGCTGCTCCGCCTGCTCTCCAAGCTCCGCGAGCGCTGA
- a CDS encoding ABC transporter ATP-binding protein: MTITTLIPRIIRTIIDDGLTRRVPGVVGRETALLVVLALVRWACAGLRRNTSARIGTDVEVDLRARLARHLLALESGWHDRVQTGQLLSRYTSDIRSVRYFLSWGLMFSVLNLLTFFIAGAQMWTLSPRLTLVTLAVGPPLVYGAVRYNSRLHRVYWQVQQEVGELTTVVEENAAGVRVVKAFGREAEQQARLEAEASSILSENLKAARLRAFYTPLLATLPQLSLAAIVWYGGRLAAEGSITLGTLVAFNSYLVLLAWPLQSLGMLFGFAQRAAASAERVFEVLDQPPGIADRPGAVPLPEPDPGPGRGQVQGQRPLGRGGPRGVRVTFEGVRFRYGDVGRPSLVDVDLDVPAGAWVAVVGGTGSGKSTLAALVPRLYEPSTGRVLVDGHDVAGLTLDSLRAAVAVVHQEPVLFSASLRENVSFGRSGAADEEVLAALAAAAALDVAEGLPDGLDTVVGEQGYTLSGGQRQRVALARALLMRPRVLILDDALSSVDVATEARILAGLHDALGTATVLLVANRRATLRLADRIVLLDRGRVAAVGSHEDLAEREPRYRAVLAHSGAGVDRLVAESAEGAATEGRAAHV; this comes from the coding sequence ATGACGATCACCACCCTCATCCCCAGGATCATCAGGACCATCATCGACGACGGCCTGACCAGGCGGGTCCCTGGCGTCGTGGGCCGGGAGACCGCGCTGCTGGTGGTGCTCGCGCTGGTCCGCTGGGCCTGCGCCGGCCTGCGCCGCAACACCTCGGCCCGGATCGGTACCGACGTCGAGGTGGACCTGCGCGCGCGGCTCGCCAGGCACCTGCTCGCCCTGGAAAGCGGCTGGCACGACCGGGTCCAGACCGGGCAGCTGCTGTCCCGCTACACCTCCGACATCCGCTCGGTGCGCTACTTCCTGTCCTGGGGCCTCATGTTCAGCGTGCTGAACCTGCTGACGTTCTTCATCGCCGGCGCCCAGATGTGGACCCTCTCCCCCAGGCTGACGCTGGTCACCCTGGCGGTGGGGCCGCCGCTGGTCTACGGGGCGGTGCGCTACAACAGCCGCCTGCACCGGGTCTACTGGCAGGTCCAGCAGGAGGTGGGCGAGCTCACCACGGTGGTGGAGGAGAACGCGGCCGGCGTGCGGGTGGTCAAGGCGTTCGGGCGCGAGGCCGAGCAGCAGGCACGCCTGGAGGCCGAGGCCAGCTCGATCCTGTCCGAGAACCTGAAGGCGGCCCGCCTGCGCGCCTTCTACACCCCCTTGCTGGCCACCCTCCCCCAGCTCAGCCTGGCCGCGATCGTGTGGTACGGGGGCCGGCTGGCCGCCGAGGGCAGCATCACGCTCGGCACCCTGGTCGCCTTCAACTCCTACCTGGTCCTGCTCGCCTGGCCACTGCAGTCCCTGGGCATGCTGTTCGGCTTCGCGCAGCGGGCTGCGGCCAGCGCCGAGCGGGTGTTCGAGGTGCTGGACCAGCCGCCCGGCATCGCCGACCGGCCCGGCGCGGTCCCGCTGCCCGAACCCGACCCCGGGCCCGGCCGCGGCCAGGTTCAGGGCCAGCGGCCGCTGGGCCGCGGCGGGCCCCGGGGCGTCCGGGTCACCTTCGAGGGCGTGCGCTTCCGCTACGGCGACGTCGGGCGCCCGAGCCTGGTCGACGTCGACCTGGACGTGCCGGCGGGGGCGTGGGTGGCGGTGGTGGGCGGCACCGGCTCGGGCAAGTCGACCCTGGCCGCGCTGGTGCCCCGGCTCTACGAGCCGAGCACGGGCCGGGTCCTCGTCGACGGCCACGACGTGGCCGGGCTCACGCTGGACTCGCTGCGGGCGGCGGTCGCCGTGGTCCACCAGGAGCCGGTGCTGTTCTCGGCCTCCCTGCGGGAGAACGTCTCCTTCGGACGGTCCGGTGCGGCCGACGAGGAGGTGCTGGCCGCCCTGGCCGCGGCCGCCGCCCTCGACGTGGCCGAGGGGCTGCCCGACGGGCTCGACACGGTCGTGGGCGAGCAGGGCTACACGCTCTCCGGCGGCCAGCGGCAGCGGGTCGCGCTGGCTCGGGCACTGCTGATGCGACCGCGGGTGCTGATCCTGGACGACGCCCTCTCCTCGGTGGACGTCGCCACCGAGGCGCGCATCCTGGCCGGCCTGCACGACGCCCTGGGCACCGCCACGGTGCTGCTGGTGGCCAACCGGCGGGCGACCCTGCGGCTCGCAGACCGGATCGTCCTGCTCGACCGGGGCCGGGTAGCCGCGGTGGGCAGCCACGAGGACCTGGCCGAGCGGGAGCCCCGCTACCGCGCGGTGCTCGCCCACTCCGGCGCCGGCGTGGACCGCCTGGTCGCGGAGAGCGCCGAGGGCGCGGCGACCGAGGGCCGGGCGGCCCATGTCTAG
- a CDS encoding ABC transporter ATP-binding protein — protein MSSPGAGRGPGGGAAGGTPPRRGAQAAESARERERPRGSGRQARAWLWPLARPHRGLVVVASLAVLTQTAATLAMPYLVKVAIDQGVVPRRLEVIDRVVVAYVALALVQFLAGRVETLTVATVGQQVLFAVRRRLFGHLQRLSLDFYERERTGRLVARMTSDVEAMSDLVTNGLVNLVTSLVTLLGISVVLVVLDWRLALATLAVAPLVALAATWFRRRSAPAYRQVRETAAVVTVHAQEAMAGVRAIQSFRREQATLDRLAAANDAERRAHWWTIALASVFFPGIEFVGTAATVVVLGLGGAQVLGGSLAIGTLAAFLLYLRSLFDPVQQLSELYDTLQAATAGAERIGAVLAEEPTVREAAHPVALPAPRGAIRLEGVRFAYAAPASVPDGGPASGAAAAAPEADRAGPEADRAGPAGNGAGPANVDGGLANVDGGPAGTGEVLHGIDLHVPAGTTLALVGPTGAGKSTVAKLVARFYDPQAGRVTLDGVDLRQVRLADLRTAMGYVPQEGFLFSGTVADNIRFGRPDASRAEVEAAARAVGADQVIADLPHGYDTEAGQRGALLSAGERQLIGFARAWLADPALLILDEATSNLDVVTEARVQQALRRLRQGRTTVVIAHRLSTATEADQVAVIENGRVVEAGPPGELLAAGGRFADLYGRWLAGAA, from the coding sequence ATGTCTAGCCCGGGGGCGGGCCGCGGCCCGGGCGGGGGGGCCGCGGGCGGGACGCCGCCCAGGCGGGGGGCCCAGGCCGCCGAGTCGGCGCGCGAGCGGGAGCGGCCCAGGGGGTCGGGCCGCCAGGCCAGGGCGTGGCTGTGGCCCCTGGCCCGCCCCCACCGCGGCCTGGTTGTGGTCGCCTCGCTCGCCGTGCTCACCCAGACCGCGGCCACGCTCGCCATGCCGTACCTGGTCAAGGTCGCCATCGACCAGGGCGTGGTCCCGCGCCGGCTCGAGGTGATCGACCGGGTGGTGGTCGCCTACGTGGCGCTCGCGCTGGTGCAGTTCCTGGCCGGCCGGGTGGAGACGCTGACGGTCGCGACCGTCGGCCAGCAGGTGCTGTTCGCGGTGCGCCGCCGCCTCTTCGGCCACCTGCAGCGACTCTCGCTCGACTTCTACGAGCGGGAGCGCACCGGCCGGCTGGTGGCCCGGATGACCAGCGACGTGGAGGCGATGAGCGACCTGGTCACCAACGGGCTCGTCAACCTGGTGACGAGCCTGGTCACCCTGTTGGGGATCAGCGTGGTCCTGGTCGTCCTCGACTGGAGGCTGGCCTTGGCCACCCTGGCCGTGGCGCCGCTCGTGGCCCTGGCCGCGACCTGGTTCCGGCGCCGGTCGGCACCTGCCTACCGGCAGGTTCGGGAGACCGCCGCAGTGGTCACCGTGCACGCCCAGGAGGCCATGGCCGGGGTGCGGGCGATCCAGTCGTTCCGGCGGGAGCAGGCCACCCTGGACCGGCTCGCCGCCGCCAACGACGCCGAGCGCCGGGCCCACTGGTGGACGATCGCGCTGGCCTCGGTCTTCTTCCCGGGGATCGAGTTCGTGGGCACCGCCGCGACCGTGGTCGTCCTCGGCCTGGGCGGCGCCCAGGTGCTCGGCGGAAGCCTCGCGATCGGCACGCTGGCCGCGTTCCTGCTCTACCTGCGCAGCCTGTTCGACCCCGTGCAGCAGCTCTCGGAGCTGTACGACACGCTGCAGGCGGCCACCGCCGGCGCCGAGCGGATCGGCGCGGTGCTGGCAGAGGAGCCGACGGTCCGCGAGGCGGCCCACCCGGTCGCCCTGCCCGCGCCAAGGGGCGCCATACGCCTCGAGGGCGTGCGCTTCGCCTACGCCGCACCCGCGTCCGTGCCGGACGGCGGACCCGCCTCCGGGGCCGCGGCCGCCGCGCCGGAGGCGGACCGCGCCGGGCCGGAGGCGGACCGCGCCGGGCCGGCCGGGAACGGCGCCGGGCCCGCCAACGTCGACGGCGGGCTCGCCAACGTCGACGGCGGGCCGGCCGGGACCGGGGAGGTGCTGCACGGCATCGACCTGCACGTGCCCGCGGGCACCACGCTGGCCCTGGTCGGGCCAACCGGCGCGGGCAAGTCGACCGTGGCCAAGCTGGTCGCCCGGTTCTACGACCCGCAGGCCGGGCGGGTGACCCTGGACGGTGTCGACCTGCGCCAGGTCCGCCTGGCCGACCTGCGCACCGCCATGGGCTACGTCCCGCAGGAGGGCTTCCTGTTCTCGGGCACAGTGGCCGACAACATCCGCTTCGGCCGCCCCGACGCAAGCCGCGCCGAGGTCGAGGCGGCCGCCCGCGCGGTCGGCGCCGACCAGGTCATCGCCGACCTACCCCACGGCTACGACACTGAGGCCGGCCAGCGCGGCGCCCTGCTGTCGGCCGGGGAGCGCCAGCTGATCGGCTTTGCCCGCGCCTGGCTCGCCGACCCGGCCCTGCTCATCCTGGATGAAGCCACCTCGAACCTGGACGTGGTCACCGAGGCGCGGGTGCAGCAGGCCCTGCGGCGGCTGCGCCAGGGACGCACCACCGTCGTGATCGCCCACCGGCTCTCCACCGCGACCGAGGCCGACCAGGTCGCGGTGATCGAGAACGGCCGGGTGGTCGAGGCCGGCCCGCCCGGCGAGCTGCTGGCCGCCGGCGGTCGCTTCGCCGACCTGTACGGCCGCTGGCTTGCGGGGGCTGCCTGA
- a CDS encoding FAD-dependent oxidoreductase, producing the protein MAVDDAPAALGILEQELDKRYGADYRVICEGNAEAGLQGLEQIQADGGQVALVLADQWMPTMTGVAFLTRAHRLHPTAQRALLIDWGDRSTAEPILQAATFGQIDDWVDKPSQPGDERFHQAISGFLYEWARLHRPRFQAVRVVGDRWSARSHELRDLLSRNSIPSGFYPVDSEEGQTLLGSVDATREQLPVVVLFDGRVLANPSNAALAEALGVRTRPAATTYDVTVIGAGPAGLAAAVYGASEGLQTVILEHEAIGGQAGTSSKIRNYLGFPRGVSGAELAQRAYEQAWMLRADFVYGQRAVGLRAAGPDRMASLSDGSEVASRAVILATGVSYRRLGVAGLEALIGAGVFYGAAASEAQAMKGQEVYVVGGANSAGQAAVHLARYATHVTMLIRGSSLAATMSDYLVRELEAAPNVTVRLGLEVVDGHGDGRLTSLTLRDRRSGATETVPATALFVLIGAAPHTGWLPEAIQRDRWGFIVTGADLLQDGTPPPPWTLDRPPMLFESSMPGVFAVGDVRHGSIKRVASAVGEGSVAIRLIHEYLNSG; encoded by the coding sequence ATGGCAGTCGATGACGCCCCAGCGGCGCTTGGAATTCTCGAGCAGGAGCTCGACAAGCGCTATGGGGCAGACTACCGGGTGATCTGCGAAGGCAACGCGGAGGCTGGGCTGCAAGGGCTGGAGCAGATCCAGGCGGACGGCGGGCAGGTAGCGCTGGTGCTTGCCGACCAGTGGATGCCCACCATGACCGGGGTGGCGTTCCTGACCCGCGCCCACCGCCTGCATCCCACCGCGCAACGAGCGCTGCTGATCGACTGGGGTGATCGCTCGACCGCCGAGCCGATTCTGCAGGCCGCGACCTTCGGCCAGATCGACGATTGGGTCGACAAGCCCTCCCAGCCCGGCGATGAGCGGTTTCACCAGGCGATCAGCGGGTTTCTCTACGAGTGGGCGCGGCTGCACCGTCCGCGGTTCCAGGCTGTCCGGGTCGTCGGCGATCGGTGGTCGGCCCGATCGCATGAGCTCCGGGACCTCCTCAGTCGCAACAGCATCCCGTCCGGCTTCTACCCGGTGGACTCCGAGGAGGGTCAGACGCTCCTCGGCTCGGTCGACGCGACCCGCGAGCAGCTGCCGGTGGTGGTGCTGTTCGACGGCCGGGTCCTGGCCAATCCGTCCAACGCCGCGCTCGCCGAGGCCCTGGGGGTGCGGACGCGCCCTGCGGCCACCACCTACGACGTCACCGTGATCGGGGCGGGCCCGGCCGGCCTGGCCGCAGCGGTGTACGGGGCCTCCGAGGGGCTGCAGACCGTCATCCTGGAGCACGAAGCCATCGGCGGCCAGGCGGGTACCAGCTCCAAGATCCGCAACTACCTCGGCTTCCCCAGAGGCGTGAGTGGCGCCGAGCTGGCGCAGCGGGCCTACGAGCAGGCGTGGATGCTTCGGGCCGACTTTGTCTACGGCCAGCGCGCTGTCGGCCTGCGTGCGGCCGGACCCGACCGAATGGCGAGCCTTAGCGACGGCAGCGAGGTCGCCAGCCGCGCGGTGATCCTCGCCACTGGCGTGAGCTACCGGCGCCTGGGGGTTGCCGGCTTGGAAGCCTTGATCGGGGCGGGGGTGTTCTACGGCGCCGCCGCCTCCGAGGCCCAGGCCATGAAGGGCCAGGAGGTGTATGTGGTCGGCGGGGCCAACTCCGCTGGCCAGGCTGCCGTGCACCTGGCCAGGTACGCCACCCACGTCACCATGCTGATCCGAGGTTCCTCGTTGGCCGCCACCATGTCGGACTACCTGGTCCGGGAGCTCGAAGCGGCCCCCAACGTCACCGTCCGCCTGGGGCTAGAGGTCGTCGACGGCCACGGCGACGGGCGGCTCACCAGCCTGACCCTCAGAGACCGGCGATCCGGTGCGACTGAGACCGTTCCGGCCACGGCCTTGTTCGTCCTGATCGGCGCAGCGCCGCACACTGGCTGGCTGCCGGAGGCCATCCAACGGGACCGGTGGGGGTTCATCGTCACCGGTGCCGACCTGCTGCAGGACGGCACGCCGCCGCCGCCGTGGACGCTGGACCGCCCGCCGATGCTGTTTGAGTCGAGCATGCCTGGAGTGTTCGCGGTCGGCGACGTCCGCCACGGGTCGATCAAGCGGGTGGCCTCTGCGGTCGGGGAGGGCTCGGTCGCCATCCGGCTGATCCACGAGTACCTCAACAGCGGATAG
- a CDS encoding SHOCT domain-containing protein: MMTGLLGAFMWLMMGLMLVGLATGGVAWALRRLRGRPSGLPPQADETPEGGLRRRYAAGEIDRDEYLRRQRDLTEH, encoded by the coding sequence ATGATGACCGGGCTGCTGGGCGCATTCATGTGGCTGATGATGGGCCTGATGCTGGTCGGCCTCGCCACCGGCGGCGTCGCCTGGGCCCTGCGGCGCCTGCGGGGCCGACCCTCCGGTCTGCCGCCACAGGCGGATGAGACGCCCGAGGGGGGCTTGCGGCGCCGCTATGCGGCTGGCGAGATCGACCGTGACGAGTACCTCCGCCGCCAGCGCGACCTCACCGAGCACTGA